From Aquabacter sp. L1I39, the proteins below share one genomic window:
- a CDS encoding efflux RND transporter periplasmic adaptor subunit, whose protein sequence is MRWVVAAALAPLVLAGCGESPPASAPDARPVRTITTTTRGAVDALTLTGHVEAMNEAAYGFRIGGRLVERLVNVGDTVKPGQVLARLDSQNEANAVRSAQAAVAAADGQASVARNAYERQRSLLARGFTPRAQYEQAEQAFLAARSQLEDAQARLQIAQDQLGFTELKADSEGVVTARRAEPGEVVQAGQPIVTVARKDGRDAVFDVPANLLAAVPGDPDVLVTLASDPAVKAHGRVREIAPQADPVTRTFAVRVGLSDPPPAMRLGATVIGTVQVETGPVIEIPASALTRIDGKPAVWIVDPTARTVALRPIEVMRYSPAKVSVVGGLKDNEIVVTAGVQALHPGQKVRLLGAGL, encoded by the coding sequence ATGCGTTGGGTTGTGGCTGCGGCGCTCGCGCCCCTGGTCCTCGCCGGTTGCGGGGAAAGCCCGCCGGCGAGCGCGCCCGATGCGCGCCCGGTGCGCACCATCACCACCACCACGCGCGGCGCCGTGGATGCCCTGACCCTCACCGGCCATGTGGAGGCCATGAACGAGGCCGCCTACGGCTTCCGCATCGGCGGGCGCCTGGTGGAGCGTCTCGTCAACGTGGGCGACACGGTCAAGCCCGGCCAGGTGCTGGCGCGGCTGGATTCCCAGAACGAGGCCAATGCGGTGCGCTCCGCCCAGGCGGCGGTGGCCGCCGCCGATGGGCAGGCCTCCGTCGCCCGCAACGCCTATGAGCGCCAGCGCTCGCTGCTGGCCCGCGGCTTCACGCCCCGTGCCCAGTATGAACAGGCCGAGCAGGCCTTCCTCGCCGCCCGCTCCCAGCTTGAGGATGCCCAGGCGCGCCTCCAGATCGCGCAGGACCAGCTGGGCTTCACCGAGCTGAAGGCGGATTCCGAAGGCGTCGTGACCGCCCGCCGCGCCGAGCCCGGCGAGGTGGTGCAGGCGGGCCAGCCCATCGTCACCGTCGCCCGCAAGGATGGCCGCGATGCGGTGTTCGACGTGCCCGCCAACCTGCTGGCCGCCGTACCCGGCGATCCCGACGTGCTGGTGACGCTGGCGAGCGATCCGGCGGTGAAGGCCCATGGCCGGGTGCGCGAGATCGCGCCCCAGGCGGACCCGGTGACGCGCACCTTCGCGGTGCGGGTGGGCCTCAGCGACCCGCCCCCCGCCATGCGCCTCGGCGCCACCGTCATCGGCACGGTGCAGGTGGAGACCGGCCCGGTGATCGAGATCCCGGCCAGCGCCCTGACCCGCATCGACGGCAAGCCGGCGGTGTGGATCGTGGACCCCACCGCCCGCACGGTGGCGCTGCGGCCCATCGAGGTGATGCGCTATTCGCCCGCCAAGGTGAGCGTGGTGGGCGGCCTGAAAGACAATGAGATCGTGGTGACGGCGGGCGTCCAGGCGCTGCATCCCGGCCAGAAGGTGCGCCTCCTGGGAGCCGGCCTGTGA
- a CDS encoding efflux RND transporter permease subunit: MKGFNLSEWALRHRSVVIYFMAVAVVAGLLSYQRLGRGEDPTFIIKTMVVQAAWPGASVEETLKQVTERLERKLQEVPKLDFLRSYTSAGMTTIFVNLKGSATGAEVPDIWYQVRKSIGDIRHTLPAGVIGPGFNDEFGDTFGIIYGFTADGFTQRELRDYVEDIRSKLLNVPDVSKIEVMGAQDERIFIEFNVQELASLGIDRSAVIAALQAQNVVQPAGTLETGDEIISLRVSGGFASEQDIADVNFVANGRLLRLRDIATVRRGFADPPQPLFRVNGVPAIGLGIAMRDGGDILALGRNITKAMAEITADLPIGIEPTLVADQAVTVDESIDDFMSSLWQAIGIILVISFLSLGVRPGLVVALSIPLTLAVVFAVMDLVNIDMQRISLGALIIALALMVDDAMTTTDAMLNRLAAGDSKEAAATFAFRTYAIAMLAGTLVTVAGFVPIGFAASSAGEYTFSLFAVVTIALLVSWIVATLFAPLLGVAILKVPKAAKPVEGPPGGLMGVYARLLDLALRFRVVTVGGTVALFVLSVLALPLVPRQFFPSSDRPELLVDLRLPQNASIYASQSLAEKFDEILEGDPDVERWSTYVGRGAIRFYLPLNVQLPNDFFAQAVIVAKDVEARERLRTKLERVLDTDFPQVVGRVYPLELGPPVGWPVQYRVSGPDIEKVRAISFDLARVIASEPRAERVNFDWIEPTREVRIVVDQDQARILGLNTQALAGVLNTVMSGRPVTQVRDDIYLVDVVLRATDEQRVSLANLSTLQVPLPSGRTVPLSQLASFEYVQDYPVVWRRDRVPTLTVQADVVPGALPDEVVAALGAKVSDLTKTLPRGYHIVVGGTVEESAKSQASVVAVVPLMIFIMLTVLMFQLQGFQRLILVLSVAPLGLIGVVAALLASGKPLGFVAILGVLALVGMITKNAVILIGQIEAERAAGKSVREAVTAASCSRFRPILLTAVSTVLGMIPIAPTVFWGPMAFAIMGGLLVGTLLTLIFLPAFYVLWFGPDRGPDPAKAAPAQTAPAPTASA; the protein is encoded by the coding sequence GTGAAGGGTTTCAACCTCTCCGAATGGGCCCTGCGGCACCGCTCCGTCGTGATCTATTTCATGGCGGTGGCGGTGGTGGCCGGCCTCCTGTCCTACCAGCGCCTGGGGCGCGGCGAGGACCCGACCTTCATCATCAAGACCATGGTGGTCCAGGCCGCCTGGCCCGGCGCCTCGGTGGAAGAGACGCTGAAGCAGGTGACCGAGCGCCTGGAGCGCAAGCTCCAGGAGGTGCCCAAGCTCGACTTCCTGCGCTCCTATACCAGCGCCGGCATGACGACCATCTTCGTCAACCTGAAGGGCTCCGCCACCGGCGCCGAGGTGCCGGACATCTGGTACCAGGTGCGCAAGTCCATCGGCGACATCCGGCACACCTTGCCGGCCGGCGTCATCGGGCCGGGCTTCAATGACGAGTTCGGCGACACCTTCGGCATCATCTATGGCTTCACCGCCGACGGCTTCACCCAGCGCGAATTGCGCGACTATGTGGAGGACATCCGCTCCAAGCTCCTCAACGTGCCCGACGTCTCCAAGATCGAGGTGATGGGCGCGCAGGACGAGCGGATCTTCATCGAGTTCAACGTCCAGGAACTGGCGAGCCTGGGCATTGACCGCAGCGCCGTCATCGCCGCGCTCCAGGCGCAGAATGTGGTGCAGCCGGCGGGCACCCTGGAGACCGGCGACGAGATCATCTCGCTGCGCGTCTCCGGCGGCTTTGCCAGCGAGCAGGACATTGCCGACGTGAATTTCGTCGCCAATGGCCGCCTGCTGCGCCTGCGCGACATCGCCACCGTCCGGCGCGGCTTTGCCGATCCGCCCCAGCCCTTGTTCCGGGTCAATGGCGTGCCCGCCATCGGGCTTGGCATCGCCATGCGCGACGGCGGCGACATCCTGGCGCTCGGGCGCAACATCACGAAGGCCATGGCGGAGATCACCGCCGATCTGCCCATCGGCATCGAGCCCACCTTGGTGGCCGATCAGGCGGTGACGGTGGACGAGTCCATCGACGACTTCATGTCCTCGCTCTGGCAGGCCATCGGCATCATCCTGGTCATCAGCTTCCTCAGTCTCGGCGTGCGGCCGGGGCTCGTGGTGGCGCTGTCCATCCCGCTCACTTTGGCGGTGGTGTTCGCGGTGATGGACCTCGTGAACATCGACATGCAGCGCATCTCGCTGGGCGCGCTCATCATCGCCCTGGCGCTGATGGTGGACGATGCCATGACCACCACCGATGCCATGCTGAACCGCCTTGCGGCCGGCGACAGCAAGGAGGCGGCGGCCACCTTCGCCTTCCGCACCTATGCCATCGCCATGCTGGCGGGCACGCTGGTGACGGTGGCCGGCTTCGTGCCCATCGGCTTCGCGGCGAGCTCCGCGGGCGAATACACCTTCTCGCTGTTCGCGGTGGTGACCATCGCGCTCCTGGTCTCCTGGATCGTGGCGACCTTGTTCGCGCCGCTCCTGGGGGTGGCCATCCTCAAGGTGCCGAAGGCGGCCAAGCCGGTGGAAGGGCCGCCGGGTGGCTTGATGGGCGTCTATGCACGGCTCCTCGACCTCGCGCTGCGCTTCCGCGTGGTGACGGTGGGCGGCACGGTGGCGCTGTTCGTCCTCTCGGTGCTGGCCTTGCCGCTGGTGCCGCGCCAGTTCTTCCCCTCGTCCGACCGGCCGGAACTGCTCGTCGACCTGCGCCTGCCGCAGAATGCCTCCATCTATGCCAGCCAGAGCCTGGCGGAGAAGTTCGATGAGATCCTGGAAGGCGATCCGGATGTGGAGCGCTGGAGCACCTATGTGGGGCGCGGCGCCATCCGCTTCTACCTGCCCCTCAACGTGCAATTGCCCAACGACTTCTTCGCCCAGGCCGTGATCGTGGCGAAAGACGTTGAGGCGCGCGAGCGCCTGCGCACCAAGCTGGAACGGGTGCTCGACACCGACTTCCCGCAGGTGGTGGGCCGCGTCTATCCGCTGGAACTGGGCCCGCCCGTGGGCTGGCCGGTGCAGTATCGGGTGAGCGGGCCGGACATCGAGAAGGTGCGCGCCATCTCGTTTGACCTTGCCCGCGTCATCGCCTCCGAGCCGCGCGCGGAGCGGGTGAATTTCGACTGGATCGAGCCCACCCGCGAGGTCCGCATCGTGGTGGACCAGGACCAGGCGCGCATTCTCGGCCTCAACACCCAGGCGCTGGCGGGCGTGCTCAACACCGTCATGTCCGGCCGCCCGGTCACGCAGGTGCGCGACGACATCTATCTGGTGGACGTGGTGCTGCGCGCCACCGACGAGCAGCGCGTCTCGCTGGCCAACCTCTCCACCCTCCAGGTGCCGCTGCCCAGCGGGCGCACCGTGCCGCTGAGCCAGCTCGCCAGCTTCGAATATGTGCAGGACTATCCGGTGGTGTGGCGGCGCGACCGGGTGCCCACCCTCACCGTCCAGGCGGACGTGGTGCCCGGCGCCTTGCCCGACGAGGTGGTGGCGGCGCTCGGCGCCAAGGTCTCCGACCTCACCAAGACCCTGCCGCGCGGCTACCATATCGTGGTGGGCGGCACGGTGGAGGAGAGCGCCAAGTCGCAGGCCTCCGTGGTGGCGGTGGTGCCGCTGATGATCTTCATCATGCTCACCGTGCTCATGTTCCAGCTCCAGGGCTTCCAGCGCCTCATCCTGGTGCTCTCGGTGGCCCCGCTCGGCCTGATCGGCGTGGTGGCGGCGCTGCTGGCCTCCGGCAAGCCGCTCGGCTTCGTGGCCATATTGGGCGTGCTGGCGCTGGTGGGCATGATCACCAAGAATGCGGTGATCCTGATCGGCCAGATCGAGGCGGAACGGGCCGCCGGCAAGAGCGTGCGGGAGGCGGTGACGGCGGCCAGCTGCTCCCGCTTCCGGCCCATATTGCTCACCGCCGTTTCCACGGTGCTCGGCATGATCCCCATCGCGCCCACCGTCTTCTGGGGCCCCATGGCCTTCGCCATCATGGGCGGCCTGCTGGTGGGCACGCTGCTGACCCTGATCTTCCTGCCGGCCTTCTATGTGCTCTGGTTCGGCCCCGACCGGGGACCGGACCCTGCCAAGGCCGCGCCGGCCCAGACCGCGCCGGCCCCGACGGCCTCGGCCTGA